TTACCATGTGGTTTGGAAGATAATTTCTGGCACTTGCCTGGTGGTTTACACTTGACACGCACACAGGAAAAACGTCGCCACCAAGTCACGCACACACACGTATGGCTCGTCGCCGGCCCTACGGCGACCGCGCCGAGCTTATAAAACTAGGAGCGCGCCCCCGAGAAGGCCAGGACTCCACCAGCAACCACCGCTCCTCATCTGAGCTCCGTCGAGAAACCAACAAAGGATCCAAAAAGAGTCAGACGCCCAAGCCACCATGGCGAACCCATCCACGAGCTCGCGGTCGTCGTGCGCGGCTCCCAGTGGCACCAAGCTCACCTGCCTCTGCTCGCCGACCAACCACCCGGGCTCCTTCCGCTGCACTCGCCACCGCAACCCGCGGGGGCGACCGCAGACGTCCTCGCCGCCGTCGTCCGGCCGCCCGTCGCATCAGTCGGCCGCTTCTGGCGCGAGCGCGGCGGTGCGCGTCGAGGGGATCGTCAGGAGCGGCGGTGTCGGCACGGGCGGCAGGACCGGCAAGGGCCGGTTCGTCCTGCGCGCGCACCTGCTGCGGCTGGTCAGCCCGCCGTCCTCCGACGGCCACGACCACCGCCGCTGCCGCGACTTCAAGCCCCGCCCGTCCAGGCTGGGGCGCCTAGCCGTGACCGCGTGACgggggccggccggccggccgccgcTGCTCACCTGCTCTGCTTCGCAGCTGGTAGTACGCAGCTCACTAGTCACTAGTGGTGAACGGTGCGCCTCTATTTCGCGCGCACCGAGAATCCAAAAAGGGTCAGACGCCCAGGCCACCATGGCGAACCCATCCACGAGCTCCAGGCCGTCGTGCGCGGCTCCCAGTGGCACCAAGCTCACCCTGCCTCTGCTCACCGACGAATCACCCGGGCTCCTTCCGCTGCACCCGCCACCGCAACCCGCGGGGGCGACCGCagacgtcgtcgccgccgtcgtca
Above is a window of Triticum aestivum cultivar Chinese Spring chromosome 6B, IWGSC CS RefSeq v2.1, whole genome shotgun sequence DNA encoding:
- the LOC123134864 gene encoding uncharacterized protein, whose protein sequence is MANPSTSSRSSCAAPSGTKLTCLCSPTNHPGSFRCTRHRNPRGRPQTSSPPSSGRPSHQSAASGASAAVRVEGIVRSGGVGTGGRTGKGRFVLRAHLLRLVSPPSSDGHDHRRCRDFKPRPSRLGRLAVTA